CATGCTGCTGCTGGGTCATTACGTGCTGGGCGAGGAGGTCGGCTGGCGGCGGCTGGCGGCCTGCGGCGTCGGCTTCATCGGCACGCTGCTCGTGGTGCAGCCCGCCTTTGCCGAGGTCGGCTGGCCGGCGCTGCTGCCGCTGGGCGTGGCGCTGAACTTCTCGCTCTTCATGCTGGTTACCCGGCAGATCGCGCGCGAGGTCGACGCGATCTCGCTGCAGGCGGTGTCGGGGGTGATCGCCGTGGCGATCATGGCGCCGGTGCTTCTGCTGGTGCCCGGCGGCGCGGTCCCGGCGCTGGACTGGAGCCTGCCCGACGCCCGGGTCTGGGGGCTGATCGTCGCGATCGGCCTGCTGGGCACGCTGGCACACCTGCTGATGACATGGTCGCTGCGCTTTGCCCCCGGCGCGACGCTGGCGCCGATGCAGTATCTCGAGATTCCCTTTGCCACGCTCTTCGGCCTGCTGGTCTTCGGCGACCTGCCGAACCGGCTGGCGACGGTGGGCATCTGCGTCACCGTCGCCTCGGGGCTCTACATCCTCATGCGGGAGCGGGCCATCGCGAAGGCGCGTGCAGCAGCGCCCGTTCCAGAGCAGCCAGCGCCTGCGCCGGCAGAATGACCAGCATCTTCGGTGCGTCGAGGCTCAGCGCGACGCGCGGCGCGTCGGTCTCGTTCGAGGTGCCGGTGACGCGGTCGGGGGCGAAGCGCAGCCCGTCGATCGGCCAGCGCAGCCCGCGGCTGGTGCCGCCGACCGGACCCATCGGGAAGAGCGAGAAGCGGCTGCCGACGGGCAGCTCGAGCGTCAGATCGGGCGGGCAGAGCGCCACCACGTCCTCGCGCCCGACCAGCAGGCAGGGCCGGTCCGGGCGCCGCGCGAGCACGGTCATCGCCGCCAGCTGGTGATCGAGCCGCGCGCCGAGAAACCCCGCCGCCAGCACCAGCGGCGCGTCGATGTTGCGCAGGCACTTGTCGAAATCGGTGCTGTCCTGCTCGGCGATGCGGTGGACGCGGTCCGCGGGAATGCGGGCGCGGTCCGCGGCGGAGAGCGAGTCGAGATCGCCGATGACCGCGTCGGGGGTCACCCCCGCGCCGAGCAGCGCCGCCGCGCCGCCGTCGGCCGCGACGCGGATCGCGCTGCGGGCAAGCAGCGGCTCGAGCAGTTCGGCGGGGCAGTCGCCGCCGCCCACCAGCAGCACCGGGGATTGTGATCGGATCAGTCCGGAGTTCATGGCTTTTTAGTGGCCTTCCGCGAAAACGACCACAATCTGGTCATGAAATGATACTGTGAAAACCTCAGATTCGGTCAGCTTTGGTCTCCTAGTGGATGGTAAACAGTCTGTTGCAGAGCGTGTGAAAAGTGAGCGGAACATGGTGAGTTCGAGCAAGATTCTGACGGTGTCCTACGGCACCTTCTCGTGCACGGCAGAAGGCTTCGATGATCCCCTGGGCGTGGTCAAGGACACCACGCATTTCTTCCGGGGCGTGGTGCGCGAGGACCGCTTCTTCGGCGCCGAGCCGCCGCAGTTCGATCCCGAGCTTGCCGCGCAGCTGCTGAAGGCGCAGCTCGATGCCGAGGTGCAGGGAGGCCGGCTGGTGCTGCGCGGTCCGCTCGCGGATGTCGCAACGCCGATGACGGCGCCCCTGACTGCGCCGCTGACGGCTCCCCTGACCCGTCCCGCCGCCGAGGTCGTCGGCCCCGACGCCGATCGCGGCATGGAGGAGGCGCTGGCCGCCACCGCCGCCCGCGCCGCCGCCGAGGCGGAAGCCGAGGCCGAGGAGGCCCGCGCCGCGGCGCAGGCCGCGCAGGTCCGAGCCGAGGCCGAGCTGGCGCCGGTGCAGCCGCGTCTCGACAGCCTTGCCGCCGAGGCCGCCTTCTTCGCCGCCGAGGCGGGGCAGGGGGCCGCGGAGGATTACGATTACGAGGAAACCGCCTACGAGATGCCCGCCGCCGCCGCGGCGCCGGCCGGTGGGGCGGATCTTTCCGATGACAGCGTCGCCGCCAAGCTGCGCCGGATCCGGGCGGTCGTCTCGGGCGGTGCCGCCCCGGCCCAGCCCTCCGCGCTGATGCCCGACGAGGACCAGGACGCGGCGCTTGCCGAGGGTACGGACACCATTGCCGCCGTCTCGGCGATGCTGGGCACGCTGGCCTCCGACACCGCGGCGCAGGACGCCGTCGAGGACGCGGAGGAGGACGATCTCGCCGCGACGCTGCTCGCCGCCGGGGAGCCGGAAGTCGCCGCGCCCGTCGCGCCGCTGGCGCTGACGCCCGATCTTGCCGCCGCGCCCGAGACGCCCGCCGAGCAGCTGCGCACGCCGCGCCGGGTGCGCGTCGTCAAGGTGACCCGCGCCGCCTTCGAGGCCGCCGTCGCCACCGGCCAGCTCGAGCAGATGCAGGAGCCGAAACCCTCGAGCAGCCTTTCCGCCGAGGACGAGGCCGAGCTTGCCCGCGAACTCGAGGCGGTGAAGGCCGAACTGGCCGCCGGCATCGAGAAGGACTGGGACGAGGTCGCGGATCTCGAGACGCTCGAGTCCGGTGCCGGGGTGGAGCTTCCCGTCGAGGCCGCCGCCGTGCTCGCCGATCTCGAGGCCGATACCGCCTCGGACGAGGACTGGGACGACGAGGACTGGGACGACGCCGAGGATGACGGGGAAGAGGACGAGGACTGGGACGATACCGCCTGGGACTCCGAGGATCTCGACGACGACGAGGCGCCGGAGGAACTGGCCGCGACCCGCGTCCAGCCCCGCATCGAGGCCCGTGACGAGGAGTTCGACGAGGACGAGTTCGACGAGTTCGACGACGAGGACGAGCTCGAGTCGGACGCCTTCGCCGAGGCCTTCGACGAGACCCCCGCCGCGGCCGAGGCTGCCGACGAGGACGAGGACGACCTCGAGGATGCGATCGCCCGCATGGCCCACCAGGACGTGCGCAAGGCGGTGAAGATGTCGAGCCCCGCCCGGGTGATGCTCACCGAGCAGAGCGTCGAGGACAATGACACCTCGCGCATCCTCGACGAGACCAACACCCAGCTCGAGGAGCCCGAGGGCAACCGCCGCCGCAGCGCGATCGCGCATCTGCGCGCCGCCGTCGCCGCGACCCGCGCCGACCGGCTGCTCGGCCGCAAGAAGGATGCCGAGGCGCAGACCCAGCCCTACCGCGAGGATCTGGCCGACGTGGTGCGCCCGCGCCGCCCCGCCGCCCCGGCCCGCGCCGAGCGCCCGGTCGAGGAGGTCGTGCCGCAGCGCCCGGCACCGCTGAAACTGGTGGCCGCGCAGCGGGTCGACGAGACCGCGCCCGAGATCCTGACCGAGGTCGCCGCGGCGCCGCTGCGTCCGCGCCGCGTGACGCTGGCGGACATCGAGGTGCAGGAAAGCGCCGGCACCACGGGCGATTTCGCCGATTACGCCGACAGCGTCGGGGCGCATGACCTGCCCGAACTGCTCGAGGCGGCCGCGGCCTACCTCTCCTACGTCGAAGGCCGCGCCGAGTTCTCGCGCCCGCAGCTGATGACCAAGGTGCGCCAGGTCGAGGCGCAGGACTCCAGCCGCGAGGACCGGCTGCGCAGCTTCGGCCAGCTGCTGCGCGAGGGCAAGATCGAGAAGGCCGGCGGCGGGCGGTTCACCGTCTCCGACCGGATCAGCTTCAAGCCCTCGGCCCGCGCCGCGGGCTGAGCGGCGGATCGCCGGACATGGACGAAGGGCGGGGGCGCGGCTCCCGCCCTTTTCCTTTGGCGCGGACTCCCCCGGAATATTTGGGCCTAGAAGAAAGGCGGCAGCGGGGCCGCCTGCGGAGGCGCGGCCTCAGCCCGGAGTTCTTTTCCGCCGCCGTCTTGTCGTTGCTGGGGGGGGTGTCTACATCACCCGCATGCAAATCCGGATCCCCTTCCTGAAACCCAAGCCTCTTGTCTCGGTCGTGCGTCTGCAGGGCGCCATCGGCATGCAGGGGCGCGGCGCGCTCAACGACGCTTCGCTGGCACCGGTGCTCGAGCGGGCCTTCCGCCGCGGCAAGCCGAAGGCGGTGGCGCTCGAGATCAATTCGCCCGGCGGCTCGCCGGTGCAGAGCTCGCTGATCGGCGCGCGCATCCGCCGCCTGTCGGAAGAGACCAAGGTGCCGGTTTTCGCCTTCGTCGAGGACGTGGCGGCCTCGGGCGGCTACTGGATCGCCTCGGCGGCGGACGAGATCTTCGCCGACGAAAGCTCGATCCTCGGCTCGATCGGGGTGATCTCGGCGGGTTTCGGCGCGCAGGTCTTCCTCAACCGGAACGGGATCGAACGGCGGGTGCACACCGCCGGCAAGTCGAAAAGCATGCTCGACCCGTTCCGCCCCGAGACCGAGGAGGACGTGGCGCGGCTGAACCGGATCCTCGGCCAGCTGCACGAGACCTTCATCGCACAGGTGAAGGCGCGGCGCGGCGCCAAGCTGAAGAACGACCCGGACCTCTTCACCGGCGAGATCTGGATCGGCCGCCCGGCGGTCGAGGTCGGGCTCGCCGACGGCATCGCCCATCTCGTGCCGGGGATGAAGGCGCGCTACGGCGACAAGGTCCGCTTCCGCCGCTACGGCGCCAAGCGGCGCCTGATCCCGCGGCTGGGCCTGAGCCTTGCCGAGGAGACGCTGGGGCTGATCGAGGAGCGCGCGGGCTACGCGCGCTTCGGGCTCTGACATGCTTGCCAAGGTTGTCGCCCTCTTTCTTGTGGTCATCGCGGTGCTGGGGATCTTCGGCAAGCTGCGCATGCCCGGAACGGGCCGGCTGAGCCGCCGCGAGGCGGGAAGGAAATGTCCGCGCTGCGGCCGACACAGGATCGGCAAGGGGCCGTGCCCCTGCAGCGAACGAAAGGTCTGAAATGGTATTTCTCTACGCGGCCCTGGGCCTTGTGATCCTGCTTCTGGCGGGGGATGCACTGGTCAAGGGGGCGGTGAACCTGTCCCTGCGCATGGGCATCCCGGCGCTGATCGTCAGCCTGACCATCGTCGCCTTCGGCACCTCTGCCCCGGAACTGCTGATCTCGATCCAGGCGGCGCTCGACGGCGTGCCGGGGATCGCGCTTGGCAACGTTGTGGGCTCGAACACCGCCAACGCGCTGCTGGTGCTGGGCATCCCGGCGCTGATCACGGTGATCCACTCCTCCACCCATGACACGCGCAAGAGCTACCTGATCATGCTCGGCGCGACCGTGCTGTTCATCGCGCTGGCCTTCCGCGGGGTCTTCGACTGGATCGCGGGCGTCGTGATGCTGGGGGTGATGGCGCTGATCCTGTGGGATTCGGTGCGCGACGCGCTCTGCCACCGCCGCAACGGCAAGGAAGAGGCGGCGGCCTGCGAGGCCGGCGAGCTGGAGGAGCCCGAGGGGGCCGATCCGGACATGCCGGGCTGGAAGATCGCGCTCTACCTCGCGCTGGGCCTCGTCGGCCTGCCGGTCGGGGCGAACCTGCTGATCGACAGCGCCACCGAGATCGCCGAGATGTTCGGCGTGCCCGACACGGTGATCGGCCTGACCTTGGTCGCGCTCGGCACCTCGCTGCCCGAGCTTGCCACCTCGGTCATGGCGGCGATCCGCAAGCAGGCGGACGTGGCGCTGGGCAATGTCATCGGCTCGAACGTGTTCAACCTGCTGGCGATCATCGGGGTGGCCGCGCTGATCAAGCCGCTGCCGGTCGATCCGCAGTTCCTCGGCTTCGACCTCTGGGTGATGCTGGGCGCCTCGCTCATCCTCGTGCCTTTCGTCTTCCTCGGACGCGACATCGGCCGTATCTGGGGGGCGATCCTGTCGGCGCTCTACGTCGGCTACGTGGTGGCCGTGCTGGTCTGATCGGTTTCGAAGGGAAGAGGTATGGGTATCGAGAAACGCGCGCTGGTGACCGGCGCGGGCAAGCGGCTGGGGCGGGCGATGGCGCTCTACCTTGGCGAGCGCGGCTTCGACGTCGCCGTGCATTACGGCGGCTCGGCGGAGGCGGCCGAGGAGGTCGCGGGGCTGATCCGCGCCATGGGCCGCAAGGCGGTGACGCTGCAGGCCGACCTGCTCGACGAGGCGCAGACGGAACCGCTGGTGGCGCGCGCCGCCGGGGCGCTCGGCGGGCCGCTCGGGGTGCTGGTCAACAACGCCTCGATCTTCGAGCATGACGACATGGGCACCGCCACGCGCGAAAGCTGGGACCGCTCGATCGAGTCGAACCTGCGCGCGCCCTTCGTGCTCTTGCAGGCCTTTGCCGCGCAGGCGCCCGAGGCCGAGACCGACGAGCGCGGCGAGCCGCGGGCGCGGGCGCTCTGCGTCAACATGCTCGACCAGCGGCTGCGCAAGCTGACGCCGGAGTTCATCACCTACACGCTGGCGAAGTCGGCGCTCTGGACGCTGACGCAGACCGGGGCGCGGGCGCTGGCGCCGAAGGTGCGGATCAACGCCATCGGACCGGGGCCGACGCTGCAGGGCGCCGACCAGAGCGCCGAGGGCTTTGCCAAGCAACGCGCGGCGACCGTGCTGCAGCGCGGCTCCAACCCCGAGGACATCTGCGGCGCGCTGGGATATTTCCTCGACGCGCCTGGGGTCACCGGGCAGTTCCTCTGCACCGACGGCGGCCAGCACCTCGGCTGGCAGACCCCGGACACCGGCGACCGCGACTGAGGTCGCGGTTGTCCCGCCGCGGGGAGTCCCTGCGGCAAGTTGTGCACCTGTCACGATACCTTCACGGAACCGTTAGGAAAGCGTCAAGCTTTCAAGGGTTTGGGGTCACGGCAGGAATTCTTTGTAGCGAAATCAGTATGTTATAAATCAGCCTAATAATTGTGCAAATCAACGAAACGGCCCGGATTCAAGGGAAAATCGAAGTAGTCTGGATTTCGCCCGCAGGCTTATCCACAGGAATGGTGGATGCAATCTTCCTTGATCTCGGGGTCCCGGCATTGCAGCGGGATGCAGAATCAAGGCAAGCCGTGAACATTCCGGAAACGACGCGATGAACGACGAACAAGACACCCATCAGACGGCGCCGAAACGCGGCTACGAGGTCATCCAGGGCTACCTGCGGACGCTGGAGTCGAGCCCCGGCGTCTACCGCATGCTCGATGACCAGAGCCGGGTGCTCTACGTCGGCAAGGCGCGCAACCTCAAGGCGCGGGTGTCGAGCTATTCGCGGCCATCGGCGCAGCACTCGCGGCGGATCACGCGGATGATCTCGGACACCGCGTCGATGATGTTCCTGACGACGCGCACCGAGACCGAGGCGCTGCTGCTCGAGCAGAACCTCATCAAGCAGCTGAAGCCGAAGTTCAACGTGCTGCTGCGCGACGACAAGAGCTTTCCGAACATCCTCGTCACCACCGGGCACGACTTCCCGCAGATCAAGAAGCACCGCGGCGCGAAGACCGAGAAGGGCGCCTATTACGGCCCCTTCGCCAGCGCCGGGGCGGTGAACCGCACGCTCACCCAGCTGCAGCGGGTGTTCCTGCTGCGCAACTGCACCGACTCGATGTTCGACAGCCGCACGCGGCCCTGCCTGCTGTTCCAGATCCGCCGCTGCTCGGGGCCCTGCACCGGGGAAATCAGCCGCGAGGACTACCTTTCGTCGGTCGAGGACGCGCAGCGCTTCCTGTCGGGTAAATCCACCGAGATGCAGGCGCGGCTGGCCGAGCAGATGATGGCGGCCTCCGAGGCGATGGAATTCGAGCGCGCCGCGGCGCTGCGTGACCGCATCCGCGCGCTGACGCAGGTGCAGTCGGTGCAGGGCATCAACCCGCAAGGGGTCGAGGAGGCCGATGTCGTCGCGCTGCACCTCGAGCACGGGCAGGCCTGCGTGCAGGTCTTCTTCATCCGCTCGGGCCAGAACTGGGGCAATCGCGACTTCTACCCGCGCGTCGGCGAGGACGTGGAGGAGGCCGAGGTGCTCGAGGCCTTCCTCGGCCAGTTCTACGACGGCAAGGAGCCGCCGCGGCTGGTGCTGCTGTCCCACGAGATCGAGAACCCCGATCTGATGTCCGAGGCGCTTTCCGGCAAGCTCGGGCGCAAGGTCGAGGTCGCGGTGCCGAAGCGCGGCGAGAAGGCCGAGCTGGTCGAAGGCGCGGCGCGCAACGCCCGCGAGAGCCTCGCTCGGCGCATGGCCGAGACCGCGACGCAGGCGAAGCTGTTGCGCGGGGTGGGCGAGGCCTTCGGGCTCGACGGGCCGCCGCAGCGCATCGAGGTCTACGACAACTCGCACATCATGGGCACCAATGCCGTGGGCGGGATGATCGTCGCGGGCCCCGAGGGGTTCATGAAGAACCACTACCGCAAGTACAACATCCGCGGCGAGGACCTCGTCCCGGGCGACGACTTCGGCATGATGAAGGAGGTGCTGACGCGCCGCTTCACCCGGCTGCTGAAGGAGGACCCGGACCGGTCCAAGGGGCTCTGGCCGGACCTGCTGCTGATCGACGGCGGCGCCGGACAGGTCTCGGCGGTCTGGGAGATCATGCAGGAGCAGGGGGTCGAGGACATCCCGATGGTGGGTGTCGCCAAGGGTGTCGACCGCGACCACGGCAAGGAGGAGTTCCACCGCATCGGCGAGCGGCCCTTCGCGCTGCAGCGGAACGATCCGGTGCTCTACTTCATCCAGCGCCTGCGCGACGAGGCGCACCGCTGGGCGATCGGCACCCACCGCGCCAAGCGCGCCAAGGCGCAGATGGCCAATCCGCTCGACGAGGTGCCCGGCGTCGGCGCGGCGCGCAAGCGCGCGCTCTTGGCGCATTTCGGCTCGGCCAAGGCGGTGGGCCGGGCGAATCTGGCGGATCTGAAGGCGGTGGACGGGGTCAGCGAGGCGCTGGCCGAGCGCATCTACGCCTTCTTCCACGAGCAGGGGTAGGGGCAAGTTTCTTCGAAGAAACTTGC
The Salipiger sp. H15 DNA segment above includes these coding regions:
- a CDS encoding DMT family transporter; protein product: MVGDRPLLGILLMFGFCVVAPMGDAVAKLLGNEVSIGQLLLLRFALQAAVLIPMVIATHRVWRMRRRVLGLTVLRTLMHMLGIGMMFAALRHLELADAVAIAFVMPFFMLLLGHYVLGEEVGWRRLAACGVGFIGTLLVVQPAFAEVGWPALLPLGVALNFSLFMLVTRQIAREVDAISLQAVSGVIAVAIMAPVLLLVPGGAVPALDWSLPDARVWGLIVAIGLLGTLAHLLMTWSLRFAPGATLAPMQYLEIPFATLFGLLVFGDLPNRLATVGICVTVASGLYILMRERAIAKARAAAPVPEQPAPAPAE
- a CDS encoding thiamine diphosphokinase, coding for MNSGLIRSQSPVLLVGGGDCPAELLEPLLARSAIRVAADGGAAALLGAGVTPDAVIGDLDSLSAADRARIPADRVHRIAEQDSTDFDKCLRNIDAPLVLAAGFLGARLDHQLAAMTVLARRPDRPCLLVGREDVVALCPPDLTLELPVGSRFSLFPMGPVGGTSRGLRWPIDGLRFAPDRVTGTSNETDAPRVALSLDAPKMLVILPAQALAALERALLHAPSRWPAPA
- a CDS encoding S49 family peptidase — its product is MQIRIPFLKPKPLVSVVRLQGAIGMQGRGALNDASLAPVLERAFRRGKPKAVALEINSPGGSPVQSSLIGARIRRLSEETKVPVFAFVEDVAASGGYWIASAADEIFADESSILGSIGVISAGFGAQVFLNRNGIERRVHTAGKSKSMLDPFRPETEEDVARLNRILGQLHETFIAQVKARRGAKLKNDPDLFTGEIWIGRPAVEVGLADGIAHLVPGMKARYGDKVRFRRYGAKRRLIPRLGLSLAEETLGLIEERAGYARFGL
- a CDS encoding calcium/sodium antiporter gives rise to the protein MVFLYAALGLVILLLAGDALVKGAVNLSLRMGIPALIVSLTIVAFGTSAPELLISIQAALDGVPGIALGNVVGSNTANALLVLGIPALITVIHSSTHDTRKSYLIMLGATVLFIALAFRGVFDWIAGVVMLGVMALILWDSVRDALCHRRNGKEEAAACEAGELEEPEGADPDMPGWKIALYLALGLVGLPVGANLLIDSATEIAEMFGVPDTVIGLTLVALGTSLPELATSVMAAIRKQADVALGNVIGSNVFNLLAIIGVAALIKPLPVDPQFLGFDLWVMLGASLILVPFVFLGRDIGRIWGAILSALYVGYVVAVLV
- a CDS encoding SDR family oxidoreductase, whose product is MGIEKRALVTGAGKRLGRAMALYLGERGFDVAVHYGGSAEAAEEVAGLIRAMGRKAVTLQADLLDEAQTEPLVARAAGALGGPLGVLVNNASIFEHDDMGTATRESWDRSIESNLRAPFVLLQAFAAQAPEAETDERGEPRARALCVNMLDQRLRKLTPEFITYTLAKSALWTLTQTGARALAPKVRINAIGPGPTLQGADQSAEGFAKQRAATVLQRGSNPEDICGALGYFLDAPGVTGQFLCTDGGQHLGWQTPDTGDRD
- the uvrC gene encoding excinuclease ABC subunit UvrC — translated: MNDEQDTHQTAPKRGYEVIQGYLRTLESSPGVYRMLDDQSRVLYVGKARNLKARVSSYSRPSAQHSRRITRMISDTASMMFLTTRTETEALLLEQNLIKQLKPKFNVLLRDDKSFPNILVTTGHDFPQIKKHRGAKTEKGAYYGPFASAGAVNRTLTQLQRVFLLRNCTDSMFDSRTRPCLLFQIRRCSGPCTGEISREDYLSSVEDAQRFLSGKSTEMQARLAEQMMAASEAMEFERAAALRDRIRALTQVQSVQGINPQGVEEADVVALHLEHGQACVQVFFIRSGQNWGNRDFYPRVGEDVEEAEVLEAFLGQFYDGKEPPRLVLLSHEIENPDLMSEALSGKLGRKVEVAVPKRGEKAELVEGAARNARESLARRMAETATQAKLLRGVGEAFGLDGPPQRIEVYDNSHIMGTNAVGGMIVAGPEGFMKNHYRKYNIRGEDLVPGDDFGMMKEVLTRRFTRLLKEDPDRSKGLWPDLLLIDGGAGQVSAVWEIMQEQGVEDIPMVGVAKGVDRDHGKEEFHRIGERPFALQRNDPVLYFIQRLRDEAHRWAIGTHRAKRAKAQMANPLDEVPGVGAARKRALLAHFGSAKAVGRANLADLKAVDGVSEALAERIYAFFHEQG